The following coding sequences are from one Paenibacillus sp. FSL R5-0912 window:
- a CDS encoding carbohydrate binding domain-containing protein produces the protein MKRNVSAVLAAAVIITGLLSPLGGGAAGALPVKSKLAAAGNATAAVQNGNLAAADMKAFTDVSTDNWAADAIQRWSRSGVISGYGDGSFRPDHQVTRAEFAAIINRIFGYKEAAAALPEDIPAGAWYKNDIAKAVAAGYLNAGADNHIQPAAKLKRGEAVVALQRIFRLETVNHAGSVYSDLAGAGSEVISAADALTAAGYIQGYPGGLFKPDGNITRAELAKMADTLVQELQSSGGEVKLGTVQGNVVLNHEGATLKESVIEGNLYLTEGIGEGDIRIQGVQVKGTTYIRGGGEHSVTLADSSLGTIQVAKPRGTVRIVASGTTTAGTVQLNSGGVLEEGNLTGEGFTNVELSAGEKKVTLKGNYGVVSTADPAGSRIALNISGKLTRLVWGASGTIVLMDKAQVAELLIKAGAKGLALTGSGSFGTVLNQADDVTVGGFALKQGSSTNLNPAAPQASQPPAAASGGETAATATPAVTPAPEVTPTPAPTSDPWSLVWNDEFDDNVIDPAKWTYDLGDGTTVGNPGWGNNELEYYTNEGKNVKEEDGKLIITARKEAVGGKPYTSTRIKTNGLYSKMYGKFEIRAKAPTGKGLWPAIWMLPEDYTYGNWAASGELDIMEGWGSRPNVVAGTIHYGSQWPDNVYSGKEYVLPGNSTIEDYHTYSIEWEPGEIRWYVDGVLYSTKNDWYSKSSGQPAMNAYPAPFNQRFHLLMNLAVGGNFDGNPTEDTVFPSSMEIDYVRIYELTGREYREPVPVEFEKEPYLEGAKLPLEDGNFIHNNGFTEQVDGDAGMGIPNTAHWVLYKDEGADAALSVEPIGGQNFLKVNISKPGGNTYSIQPQAIVSLAKGRYYKLSFDAKTDTARDISVRLTGGAPRGFPAYSPAFKADLTPEIQHFETMFQMKESSDNAARIEFNMGTNASPVWLGNARLEEIDHIPFDHDSAKTPLGSGNHLYNGSFDLGEVNGRSYWHIEGTGGAEVSPVVKDSRLKLEIAGNGGAEADVTLLQKGIFLVQGHDYKLTFEADSSSARTATVELRGHDGSVYASQPVQLIAGKHKVEAVFTDLAGATDHLGQFVLRLGSDAGTVVLDQFLLLRTSFYYDPDIDYFPLKNGDFSNGFNGWERLLAEDGGQSTAAVADGVAKFSITNTGNQAYSVMLFQNGLKAAAGMKYIIEFDASSSVAREISVRAENGQNSPSHSKIVKLSPEKKHYALEFTQLTKDTLSLKFLLGKVEGVSIAQAHDIMINNVKFEVKDAPAKPQELVADSTNNRVLQPVELTFAEKEDWSSKIKAVKVNGTMLGKEQYAVQSGTLRIDAAVFPAEDRYIISVEADGYVAASVVQYILASGDNLVFNGSFGAGDAGWSTWSPDKGMSSFQVAGGIADVQINAAGSEVWHTQLYQEDIRLEAGKTYELSFKAKSTVPRQMIVEYSGTSAQPAQAKFDVTATWATYSAQFTVTNNNPLKLNYLIGKTLGEDGTANSTAHTISLDDIAVREVTGGPVIEPASGTLDNGTFDAEGMKGWTQYFEGAGNAAVRDGELEVLLNFTGSANYAAQVDYRDLRLVQGKSYTLSFKARSDVNRLIEVALEHFGGDYTKYLPATAVALTGEMQPFSYTFTMNDSTDAGAHLVFLMGLIDGNSTETNTAIQAGNHIYIDDVSLVEIP, from the coding sequence ATGAAAAGAAATGTATCTGCGGTGTTAGCGGCCGCTGTGATCATTACCGGTCTTTTGTCACCGCTGGGAGGCGGAGCGGCAGGCGCCTTGCCTGTGAAGAGTAAGCTGGCAGCTGCGGGGAATGCAACAGCCGCGGTGCAGAACGGAAATTTGGCTGCCGCTGATATGAAAGCGTTTACTGATGTGAGCACGGACAATTGGGCGGCGGATGCCATACAGCGCTGGAGCCGCAGTGGTGTGATCTCCGGTTACGGGGACGGCAGCTTCCGGCCGGATCATCAGGTGACGCGGGCAGAATTCGCGGCCATCATCAACCGCATATTTGGCTACAAGGAAGCGGCAGCCGCACTCCCGGAGGATATACCTGCGGGAGCCTGGTACAAGAACGATATCGCCAAGGCGGTAGCGGCAGGTTATCTAAATGCAGGAGCAGATAACCATATCCAGCCTGCGGCTAAGCTGAAGCGCGGGGAAGCGGTTGTGGCGCTGCAGAGGATTTTCCGGCTGGAGACTGTCAATCATGCAGGGTCGGTGTATAGCGATCTGGCCGGGGCAGGAAGCGAGGTCATTTCAGCAGCGGATGCATTAACTGCAGCCGGCTATATTCAGGGCTATCCGGGAGGCTTGTTCAAGCCGGACGGAAACATTACCCGCGCCGAGCTGGCCAAGATGGCCGATACGCTGGTGCAGGAGCTCCAGTCCTCCGGCGGGGAAGTGAAGCTGGGAACGGTACAGGGGAATGTGGTGCTGAACCATGAAGGAGCTACGCTCAAGGAAAGCGTAATTGAAGGCAATCTCTATCTTACCGAGGGTATCGGAGAAGGCGATATCCGGATTCAAGGTGTGCAGGTTAAAGGCACAACCTATATCCGCGGAGGCGGTGAACACAGCGTGACCCTTGCGGACAGCAGCCTCGGCACTATTCAGGTTGCGAAGCCCCGCGGCACAGTCCGCATTGTTGCCAGCGGGACTACAACAGCGGGAACCGTACAGCTGAACTCTGGTGGCGTCCTTGAAGAAGGCAATCTCACCGGAGAAGGATTCACCAATGTTGAATTGTCAGCCGGGGAGAAGAAGGTCACCCTTAAAGGGAATTATGGAGTGGTGTCCACCGCAGATCCTGCAGGAAGCCGCATTGCACTGAACATCTCCGGCAAGCTCACTAGGCTGGTATGGGGGGCCTCCGGTACAATTGTGCTGATGGACAAAGCGCAGGTGGCCGAGTTGCTCATTAAAGCCGGGGCTAAAGGCTTGGCACTCACGGGCAGCGGCAGCTTCGGCACCGTACTGAATCAGGCGGATGATGTTACTGTAGGCGGATTTGCCCTCAAGCAGGGCAGCAGCACGAATCTGAATCCGGCTGCACCGCAGGCCAGCCAGCCTCCTGCTGCCGCCAGCGGCGGAGAGACTGCCGCTACGGCTACACCGGCTGTGACGCCGGCACCGGAAGTCACACCAACTCCGGCACCGACCAGCGATCCGTGGAGTCTCGTGTGGAATGATGAATTCGATGATAATGTCATTGATCCGGCCAAATGGACCTATGACCTTGGAGACGGAACCACCGTCGGCAATCCCGGCTGGGGTAACAATGAGCTGGAGTATTACACCAATGAAGGGAAGAATGTGAAGGAGGAGGATGGTAAGCTGATCATCACCGCGCGCAAGGAAGCCGTGGGCGGCAAGCCATACACTTCCACCCGAATCAAGACAAACGGACTATACAGCAAAATGTACGGAAAATTCGAGATCCGGGCGAAGGCGCCAACAGGCAAGGGGCTCTGGCCGGCGATCTGGATGCTGCCGGAAGATTACACCTACGGCAATTGGGCTGCCTCCGGAGAACTGGATATTATGGAAGGCTGGGGCAGCCGGCCGAATGTGGTTGCCGGAACCATTCACTATGGTTCCCAGTGGCCGGATAATGTCTATTCCGGCAAGGAATATGTGCTGCCGGGCAATTCCACGATTGAAGATTATCACACCTACTCGATCGAGTGGGAGCCTGGGGAAATCCGCTGGTATGTGGATGGCGTATTATACTCCACGAAGAATGACTGGTACAGCAAGAGCAGCGGCCAGCCGGCAATGAATGCGTATCCGGCACCGTTCAACCAGAGATTCCACCTTCTGATGAACCTGGCGGTAGGCGGCAATTTTGACGGTAACCCTACGGAAGATACTGTATTTCCGAGTTCCATGGAAATTGACTATGTACGAATATACGAGCTGACCGGGCGCGAGTACCGGGAACCGGTACCGGTTGAGTTTGAGAAGGAGCCTTATCTGGAGGGAGCTAAGCTGCCGCTTGAGGACGGCAACTTCATTCATAACAACGGCTTCACCGAACAAGTGGATGGCGATGCCGGAATGGGCATTCCGAATACAGCGCACTGGGTATTGTACAAGGATGAAGGAGCGGATGCAGCTCTATCGGTTGAGCCGATAGGCGGGCAGAATTTCCTTAAGGTAAACATCAGCAAGCCCGGGGGCAATACCTACTCCATCCAGCCGCAGGCCATTGTCTCCCTGGCGAAGGGAAGATACTACAAGCTGAGCTTCGATGCCAAGACGGATACGGCGCGTGATATAAGCGTCCGGCTGACAGGCGGGGCGCCGCGGGGATTCCCGGCGTATTCACCGGCGTTCAAAGCTGATCTGACACCGGAGATTCAGCATTTCGAGACGATGTTCCAAATGAAGGAGAGCTCGGATAACGCAGCGCGGATCGAGTTCAATATGGGCACCAATGCTTCACCGGTATGGCTCGGCAATGCCCGGCTCGAAGAGATTGATCATATTCCGTTCGATCATGACAGTGCCAAAACGCCGCTGGGCAGCGGCAACCATCTCTACAACGGCAGCTTTGATCTGGGCGAAGTGAACGGACGCAGCTATTGGCATATCGAAGGTACGGGAGGTGCAGAGGTCAGCCCGGTTGTTAAGGATAGCCGGCTGAAGCTGGAGATTGCAGGCAACGGAGGCGCGGAGGCTGATGTTACCCTGCTGCAGAAAGGAATCTTCCTGGTGCAGGGGCATGATTACAAGCTGACCTTCGAGGCCGACAGCTCCTCCGCCCGGACGGCCACAGTTGAATTGCGGGGCCATGACGGCTCAGTATATGCTTCACAGCCGGTGCAGCTTATTGCAGGCAAGCACAAGGTCGAAGCCGTGTTCACTGATCTCGCGGGAGCAACGGATCATCTGGGCCAGTTCGTGCTGCGGCTTGGCAGCGATGCCGGAACCGTGGTGCTGGATCAGTTCCTGCTGCTGCGCACGAGTTTCTATTACGATCCCGACATTGACTACTTCCCGCTTAAGAACGGCGATTTCAGCAATGGTTTTAATGGCTGGGAGCGGTTGCTTGCGGAAGACGGCGGCCAGAGTACCGCGGCAGTTGCAGACGGAGTAGCGAAATTCAGCATTACGAATACCGGCAATCAGGCCTATTCGGTCATGCTGTTCCAGAATGGCCTGAAGGCTGCTGCCGGAATGAAATATATCATCGAATTTGATGCCAGTTCCAGTGTAGCCCGTGAGATCAGCGTAAGGGCAGAGAATGGACAAAATTCCCCTTCGCATAGCAAGATTGTGAAGCTGTCACCGGAAAAGAAGCATTACGCACTGGAATTTACGCAACTGACCAAGGATACATTGTCGCTGAAGTTCCTGCTCGGCAAAGTGGAGGGTGTAAGCATTGCGCAGGCTCATGATATTATGATCAACAATGTGAAATTCGAGGTTAAGGATGCTCCGGCCAAGCCGCAGGAGCTGGTTGCGGACAGCACCAATAACCGGGTGCTGCAGCCGGTTGAGCTTACCTTTGCAGAGAAAGAGGATTGGTCAAGTAAGATTAAGGCAGTGAAGGTAAACGGAACAATGCTCGGGAAGGAGCAGTACGCGGTTCAATCCGGCACCCTTCGGATCGATGCGGCGGTTTTTCCGGCAGAGGACCGCTACATCATCTCTGTAGAAGCCGATGGATATGTCGCAGCGTCGGTGGTCCAGTACATTCTGGCAAGCGGCGATAATCTGGTATTCAACGGTTCATTCGGCGCAGGCGATGCAGGCTGGTCAACCTGGTCCCCGGACAAGGGCATGTCGTCCTTTCAAGTGGCTGGCGGTATAGCGGATGTGCAGATTAATGCTGCCGGATCAGAAGTCTGGCATACGCAGCTCTATCAGGAGGATATCCGGCTTGAAGCAGGCAAAACCTATGAACTGAGCTTCAAAGCCAAATCTACGGTTCCGCGGCAGATGATCGTGGAGTATAGCGGCACCTCTGCCCAGCCAGCCCAAGCGAAGTTCGATGTCACGGCAACCTGGGCGACCTACAGTGCACAGTTCACGGTTACCAACAACAATCCGCTGAAGCTGAACTATCTGATCGGCAAAACGCTGGGCGAAGACGGAACGGCCAACAGCACAGCGCATACGATCTCTCTGGACGACATTGCGGTCCGGGAGGTTACAGGCGGTCCGGTCATTGAACCCGCCAGCGGCACGCTGGATAACGGGACCTTCGATGCTGAAGGCATGAAGGGCTGGACCCAGTACTTTGAAGGTGCAGGAAATGCCGCAGTCAGGGACGGAGAGCTGGAAGTCTTGCTGAACTTCACAGGATCTGCGAACTACGCCGCCCAGGTCGATTACAGGGATCTGAGGCTGGTGCAGGGCAAGAGCTACACCTTGAGCTTCAAGGCCCGCTCGGATGTGAACCGTCTGATTGAAGTGGCGCTTGAACATTTCGGTGGAGATTACACGAAATATCTGCCGGCAACCGCTGTAGCGTTAACGGGAGAAATGCAGCCCTTCAGCTACACCTTCACTATGAATGACAGCACCGATGCGGGTGCACATCTGGTATTCCTTATGGGGCTCATTGACGGAAATAGCACAGAGACCAACACGGCTATCCAGGCAGGCAACCATATTTATATCGATGATGTCAGCCTGGTGGAGATTCCGTAA
- a CDS encoding sensor histidine kinase, translating into MKVFIRMLMLILLALVAVDGLYLLVRGRLGEGGIRLLQYVTGYEYKHALSIYESVLREHWEIIMLIAISAFFLLFFYFSLSWFTKYFNEVNTGIDALIQDDAEIKLSPEMSSMEEKLIFVKQTLQNRALEVQVAEQNKRDLVMYLAHDIKTPLTSVLGYLSLLNEAPEMPDEQQRHYMKIALDKTYHLESLINDFFEVERYNQQTIQLNKQIVDISYMLIQMPDEFYPSLTPAGKKMIVDVEDTITVHGDSEKLARAFNNILKNAIAYSDDNSTIEVSAKVHEGMATITCLNTGAMIPLDKQDKIFEKFYRLNDARSTNTGGSGLGLAIAKEIVTRHGGQIDMQSENRKTVFRVRLPLISQGGQDG; encoded by the coding sequence ATGAAAGTATTTATTCGGATGCTTATGCTGATTCTCCTTGCTCTTGTGGCAGTGGACGGACTGTATCTATTAGTGCGGGGACGGCTGGGAGAGGGTGGCATCCGGCTGTTGCAATACGTCACTGGCTACGAATATAAACACGCGCTTTCCATTTATGAAAGTGTACTTCGTGAACATTGGGAAATTATTATGCTGATAGCCATATCGGCTTTTTTTCTACTATTTTTCTATTTTTCTTTATCATGGTTTACTAAATATTTTAATGAAGTCAATACAGGAATTGATGCCTTAATTCAGGATGATGCCGAGATTAAGCTGTCGCCGGAGATGTCTTCAATGGAAGAAAAGCTGATATTTGTTAAGCAAACTCTTCAAAACCGTGCGCTGGAAGTACAGGTGGCAGAGCAAAATAAACGAGATCTGGTGATGTACCTGGCCCACGATATCAAAACACCGCTGACTTCAGTCCTGGGATATTTAAGTTTGCTGAATGAAGCCCCGGAAATGCCGGATGAGCAGCAACGACATTATATGAAAATAGCTTTGGATAAAACCTATCATTTGGAGAGTTTAATCAACGATTTTTTTGAAGTTGAACGGTATAACCAGCAAACGATCCAGCTGAATAAGCAGATTGTCGATATCTCTTATATGCTGATCCAAATGCCGGATGAATTTTACCCTTCTCTCACGCCTGCCGGTAAAAAGATGATTGTTGATGTAGAAGATACTATAACGGTCCATGGGGATTCTGAGAAATTGGCACGGGCATTCAACAATATTCTGAAGAATGCCATTGCCTACAGCGATGATAACAGCACGATTGAGGTATCAGCGAAGGTTCATGAGGGGATGGCAACGATTACCTGTCTGAACACCGGAGCGATGATCCCGCTTGATAAGCAGGATAAAATATTTGAGAAATTCTACCGCCTGAATGATGCCCGTTCAACGAATACCGGAGGCTCGGGGCTTGGACTCGCCATAGCTAAGGAAATTGTAACCCGTCATGGGGGACAGATCGATATGCAGAGCGAAAACAGGAAAACGGTATTTCGTGTAAGGCTGCCGCTTATTTCACAAGGAGGTCAAGATGGCTGA
- a CDS encoding VanZ family protein encodes MADLMGYFIIGGILIVAVMVLYLPVFFLLKGRVSSVRQLCILFFAGSCLVVLYATIFSAWGEDAFHPEHYHLNLIPLSGLEASEGMSEDKMIVQAVANIIMFLPCGFFLPSVFLRLRSFGRTALIVFAASSSIEFLQYFLGAAADIDDIILNFLGGILGYALFAGFSRYLQHHKRTLKGRQ; translated from the coding sequence ATGGCTGATTTAATGGGTTATTTTATCATAGGAGGTATTCTGATCGTCGCGGTCATGGTACTCTATCTGCCGGTATTTTTCTTGCTGAAGGGGCGGGTAAGTTCAGTCCGGCAACTATGCATTTTGTTTTTTGCCGGGTCCTGTCTTGTTGTGCTGTACGCTACTATCTTTTCGGCCTGGGGGGAAGACGCCTTTCACCCGGAGCACTATCATTTGAATCTCATTCCCTTAAGCGGGTTAGAAGCCTCGGAAGGAATGTCAGAGGATAAAATGATTGTGCAGGCCGTTGCCAATATCATTATGTTTCTGCCCTGTGGTTTTTTTCTGCCCTCGGTCTTTTTACGGCTGCGGTCCTTCGGCCGAACGGCATTAATAGTATTTGCCGCAAGCTCCTCTATTGAATTTTTGCAATATTTTCTTGGGGCAGCTGCAGACATCGATGATATTATCCTGAACTTTTTGGGAGGAATACTCGGCTATGCCTTGTTTGCGGGGTTCTCCCGTTACCTTCAGCACCATAAGCGTACTCTCAAAGGTCGGCAGTAA
- a CDS encoding ATP-binding cassette domain-containing protein, with the protein MISDFTAEDFMLYVAALKGIPPQKARGRSKELLALVGLTEVSAKKIRTFSGGMKQRLGIAQAVLNDPRILVLDEPTAGLDPKERVHFRKLIANFSKDKIVILSTHLVSDIEYISDTVLMIKDGKLIINPPADHIAHEMVGKVWRCVVQKEKTEEVSRLFCVANLHHGDDNTVILRVLSDEIPLEGAVNEAPTLEDLYLYHFQNDIAEYRGIK; encoded by the coding sequence ATTATCTCGGATTTCACCGCCGAGGATTTTATGCTCTATGTTGCCGCGCTGAAGGGAATTCCCCCGCAGAAGGCCAGGGGCCGCAGCAAAGAGCTGTTGGCACTGGTTGGACTAACTGAAGTCTCAGCTAAAAAAATTCGCACTTTTTCCGGTGGGATGAAGCAAAGATTGGGAATTGCTCAAGCAGTTCTTAACGACCCGCGCATCTTGGTGCTGGACGAACCCACAGCCGGACTTGACCCGAAGGAGCGGGTGCATTTCCGTAAATTAATTGCGAATTTCTCCAAAGACAAGATCGTTATACTATCTACTCATCTTGTATCCGATATCGAATATATTTCCGACACGGTTCTAATGATTAAGGATGGAAAGCTGATTATTAACCCTCCGGCCGACCATATCGCTCACGAAATGGTCGGCAAGGTATGGAGATGTGTGGTGCAGAAGGAGAAGACCGAAGAGGTCAGCCGTTTATTCTGTGTGGCCAATCTGCATCACGGAGATGACAATACGGTTATACTCCGTGTGCTCAGCGATGAGATTCCGCTTGAGGGAGCCGTGAATGAGGCACCTACGCTTGAGGATTTGTACTTGTATCATTTTCAAAATGACATTGCTGAATACAGGGGGATCAAATGA
- a CDS encoding ATP-binding cassette domain-containing protein, whose amino-acid sequence MKPGVYGMLGANGAGKTILMRMICGVLKPTRGTVFLDGRAVEDLGEDYRNLLGYLPQDFGYYLGFHRRGFYALCCRAEGNSPAEGQGPQQRAVGTGWTN is encoded by the coding sequence ATGAAGCCCGGAGTGTACGGCATGCTGGGAGCGAACGGGGCTGGCAAAACAATCTTGATGCGCATGATCTGCGGTGTGCTGAAACCTACTCGGGGCACTGTTTTTTTGGATGGAAGGGCTGTGGAGGATCTAGGGGAGGATTATCGCAATCTCCTCGGATACCTTCCGCAGGATTTTGGATATTATCTCGGATTTCACCGCCGAGGATTTTATGCTCTATGTTGCCGCGCTGAAGGGAATTCCCCCGCAGAAGGCCAGGGGCCGCAGCAAAGAGCTGTTGGCACTGGTTGGACTAACTGA
- a CDS encoding LacI family DNA-binding transcriptional regulator, with protein MNIKKIAEMAGVSVSTVSKIMNNYSDVSEKTKQRVLEIIEQTGYTPSSSAKTLATKKSNLIGVIFAGELNVEFTHPFFVEVLNSFKKQMGVLGYDLIFFSNEKFISSGDYFSRCLHFHVDGCVIISGQQMEPAIQDLDRSNIPCIGVDLELTGKKSGYVMSDNYQIASKVVEHFYLLGHRELGFIGSTADSDISNRREAGYVKAIAGFGLTMNPNWFVHGDDFFEPSGYTAMKQLIQTGSLPQAIFAASDLLALGAVRALKEHGLRVPEDVAIIGCDDIEACQYTSPTLTTIRQNKERLGVLAAHMLFDLINNQSEGGSFVVEPALIIRESCGSGLNR; from the coding sequence ATGAATATCAAAAAAATTGCCGAAATGGCCGGGGTCTCTGTATCCACGGTTTCGAAAATAATGAATAATTACAGCGATGTTTCCGAAAAAACGAAGCAAAGAGTGCTGGAGATTATCGAACAAACCGGATATACCCCCTCAAGCTCCGCTAAGACACTGGCTACCAAGAAGTCCAATCTGATCGGGGTTATTTTTGCCGGTGAGCTGAATGTGGAGTTTACCCATCCTTTTTTTGTAGAGGTACTGAATTCCTTCAAGAAGCAGATGGGCGTGCTGGGTTACGACCTGATCTTCTTTTCCAATGAGAAATTCATCAGCAGCGGCGATTATTTCTCGCGTTGCCTGCATTTCCATGTGGATGGCTGCGTCATTATCTCCGGACAACAGATGGAGCCTGCCATACAGGATCTGGATAGGAGCAATATTCCCTGCATCGGCGTTGACCTGGAGCTGACTGGCAAGAAATCCGGCTATGTGATGTCAGATAATTACCAGATTGCCTCCAAAGTGGTGGAGCACTTCTATCTGCTCGGCCACAGGGAGCTCGGCTTCATCGGCAGTACGGCCGATTCGGATATCTCCAACCGCCGGGAAGCGGGCTATGTCAAAGCCATTGCCGGTTTCGGTCTGACGATGAATCCCAATTGGTTCGTGCATGGTGACGATTTCTTCGAGCCCAGCGGCTACACGGCCATGAAGCAGCTGATCCAGACCGGCAGTCTGCCGCAAGCCATCTTCGCCGCCTCCGATCTGCTCGCCCTTGGAGCGGTCCGCGCCTTGAAGGAGCATGGCCTCCGTGTACCGGAGGATGTCGCCATCATCGGCTGTGATGATATCGAGGCCTGCCAGTATACCAGTCCGACACTGACTACAATCCGCCAGAACAAGGAACGGCTGGGTGTACTCGCGGCCCATATGCTGTTCGATCTCATTAACAATCAGTCGGAAGGCGGCTCCTTCGTGGTTGAGCCGGCGCTGATCATCCGTGAATCCTGCGGAAGCGGGTTGAACCGCTGA
- a CDS encoding TetR/AcrR family transcriptional regulator codes for MTDKPYHHGNLRSQLIEAGIKLINTDGINSFSLRKVAAECKVSHTAPYSHFKNIDELVSAMGEHVTEQFMESLRASVQGQEDRQEAMFQLGQAYIDFFMEHPQYFQFLFYHSGLVIDLDNYNSDSYPPFVLFRTTAYQLFTSIGLPEAEFSRQLISHWAMVHGIASLLTNNGVRYSGNWRDLLALESVVKET; via the coding sequence GTGACGGATAAACCCTACCACCACGGCAATTTACGGAGCCAGCTTATAGAAGCAGGCATTAAGCTTATTAACACAGACGGCATCAACAGCTTTTCCCTGCGCAAGGTCGCAGCCGAATGCAAGGTCAGCCACACTGCCCCCTACAGCCATTTCAAAAATATAGATGAGCTGGTATCCGCCATGGGTGAGCATGTCACAGAGCAATTCATGGAGTCCCTGCGTGCATCCGTTCAAGGCCAGGAGGACCGCCAGGAAGCGATGTTCCAGCTGGGGCAGGCTTACATTGATTTTTTCATGGAACATCCGCAATATTTCCAGTTTTTATTCTACCATTCAGGCTTAGTCATTGATTTAGACAACTATAATTCCGACAGTTATCCGCCATTCGTTCTATTCCGGACCACTGCCTATCAGTTGTTCACAAGCATCGGACTGCCGGAAGCAGAGTTCTCCCGTCAGTTGATATCACACTGGGCGATGGTGCATGGGATTGCTTCACTGCTTACCAATAACGGGGTGCGTTATTCGGGGAACTGGCGTGATTTGTTAGCGCTTGAATCTGTAGTTAAGGAGACATGA
- a CDS encoding chloramphenicol phosphotransferase CPT family protein: protein MKQGLIVFLDGTSSSGKTSISMELKKQKEIPFHHLSIDDFFGNYNDFIDNKFPNIEPTREVDNVGQILFDPIISVYYATIKLFSEMGLNVIVDTVIDNDKRFNDYLDLLFDHPTFFVCVLCSKEELTSREQIRGDREIGLANSQYDTIYSFDEYDLEVNTEELSPAKCADKILSYIKSDQDYSAFKKLSKREISVS from the coding sequence TTGAAACAAGGACTTATTGTATTCTTGGACGGAACTTCAAGTTCAGGAAAAACCAGTATTTCTATGGAATTGAAAAAGCAGAAAGAGATTCCTTTTCATCATTTATCCATAGATGATTTCTTTGGTAATTATAATGATTTTATTGATAATAAATTTCCAAATATTGAACCTACAAGAGAAGTGGATAATGTCGGACAAATTCTTTTTGATCCCATAATCTCAGTGTACTATGCAACAATTAAATTGTTTTCAGAAATGGGTTTGAATGTAATCGTGGATACCGTAATCGACAATGACAAGCGGTTTAATGATTACCTTGATCTATTGTTCGATCATCCTACATTTTTTGTATGCGTATTATGCTCGAAAGAAGAACTTACAAGTAGAGAGCAAATCAGAGGAGATCGAGAAATTGGGCTAGCGAATTCCCAGTACGACACAATATATTCCTTTGATGAATATGACCTTGAAGTAAATACGGAAGAGTTGAGTCCCGCAAAATGCGCGGATAAAATATTAAGTTATATTAAATCCGATCAGGATTACTCTGCATTTAAGAAATTAAGTAAAAGAGAGATTAGCGTTTCATAG
- a CDS encoding ketoacyl-ACP synthase III, with product MKGARITAIGSYVPSRRLTNHDLEQMVDTNDEWIVQRTGIRERRISREDEYTSDLCAAAVQDLMKRYGKSVQDVDMILVATSTPDFSFPSVAAIVQNRLGIPLTSGAIDMSAACAGFVYALHTAHALVASGLHHKVLVIGADTLSKITDYTDRSTSILFGDGAGAVLVESGGDTDHFLGFNLGSDGSGAQHVYRTGLADKVNGVELAATGMLVQNGREVFKWAVRTVPQGVQQVLQNAGVDLAEVDWFIPHSANLRMIEPICERLNYPLEQALYSLEYFGNTSAASIPLALDLGIREGKVRDGQRILLYGFGAGLTHAGQLVSLSLDPQVGAPTAL from the coding sequence ATGAAGGGTGCAAGAATTACAGCGATCGGCTCTTATGTGCCGTCCCGGAGACTTACGAATCATGATCTGGAGCAAATGGTCGATACCAATGACGAATGGATTGTTCAGCGGACAGGCATCCGGGAACGCCGAATCAGCCGCGAGGATGAATATACCAGTGATTTATGTGCGGCCGCCGTGCAGGATCTGATGAAACGTTATGGCAAAAGTGTACAGGATGTCGATATGATCCTCGTGGCTACCAGTACGCCCGATTTCTCTTTTCCGTCCGTGGCAGCCATTGTGCAGAACCGTCTTGGTATTCCGCTTACTTCGGGAGCGATAGATATGAGCGCCGCCTGTGCCGGGTTTGTCTACGCGCTGCACACCGCCCATGCGCTGGTTGCTTCCGGACTGCATCATAAAGTGCTGGTCATCGGCGCTGACACTCTGTCCAAGATCACGGATTACACGGACCGCAGTACCAGTATTCTGTTCGGCGATGGTGCAGGGGCCGTGCTTGTGGAGAGCGGCGGGGATACAGATCACTTCTTAGGGTTCAATCTCGGCAGCGACGGGAGCGGAGCGCAGCATGTCTACCGCACGGGGCTGGCGGACAAGGTGAACGGAGTGGAGCTTGCCGCTACTGGCATGCTGGTACAGAACGGGCGTGAGGTCTTCAAGTGGGCGGTCCGGACAGTTCCGCAGGGGGTGCAGCAGGTGCTGCAGAACGCAGGAGTTGATCTTGCGGAAGTGGACTGGTTCATCCCGCACAGCGCCAATCTGCGGATGATTGAACCGATTTGTGAACGGCTGAATTATCCGCTCGAACAAGCGCTATACAGTCTGGAATATTTCGGAAACACCTCGGCGGCCAGTATTCCGCTTGCCCTCGATCTTGGCATCCGCGAAGGGAAAGTGCGGGATGGCCAGCGGATATTGCTGTACGGATTCGGTGCAGGCCTCACCCACGCGGGCCAATTGGTCAGCCTGTCACTGGACCCGCAGGTAGGTGCTCCAACAGCTCTTTAA